ACCGCCCCCGCGCGGCTGGAAGCCGAGTTGTGGGTGTGGTCGCTCGCGCCGGGCGAGCGCTATGAGGCGCGCCCCGATGCGGTGGGCTGGCACGAGATGATCTATGTGATGGAGGGTACGCTCACCTTGGAGCGAGGCGGAGAGACCTCGATCATTTCAGCCGGAGACTTCCTGGTCTTCGCCAACACCGCCCCCTATACGTTCCGCAATGCCGGCCCAGACTGCGTCCGCTTCATCCGGAACATCGCGGTCTAGGCGCCGGAGAGCAGGCCCCCTGTCTGCCGCCGCCCGCTTCCCCTTGCATCTGATTGCGTTCCGGCTATATTAGCGATGTCCCCATGAGGGGATACCTCAGAGCCATCGCAGTCGAAGGTGATGAGAGTGGGTCCTTCCCAGGGCCCGCTCGATTTTCGTTTACCTGAACGCTCTTTCTGCGCGAACGCTCGAGCCCGGTCCGATGCCGGGCGAGGTGGAAAAGCCTTCACAGCCGCCCAGGCCCGGTCCTGGCGGCTCAGATACGTCCCGGAGGGACATGACCGACCCGATCGACGCTTTGGCCCTTGATGCCGGCGATCCTCACGAACCCCGCCTCATCACCGAGTCCGGGGTCGCGGCGCGCATTGCCGCCATCGTGGAGCCCGTGGTCGCGGATCTCGGCTACCGCTTGGTCCGGGTCAAGGTGTCCAGCCGCGATGGCGGGACGCTGCAGATCATGGCGGAGCGGCCTGACGGCTCCATGACCGTGGACGATTGCGAGGCGATCTCCCGGGCGGTATCACCCGTGCTCGACGTTGAAGACCCGATTTCCGGCGCCTATCGGCTTGAAATCTCCTCCCCCGGCATTGACCGGCCTTTGGTACGCCTGAGCGACTTCGTGCGCTGGGCTGGCCATGAGGTGAAGGCCGAGATGGCGGTGCCGGTCAACGGCCGCAAGCGCTTCCGCGGCATCCTTCTGGGTGCGGAAGGCGCGGACGCCCTGCTCAAGCGCACTGACGCGCCGGCGGGCGAGGATCCGTTGGTGAAGCTCCCCGCCGGCGATATCGGCGAGGCCAAGCTGGTCTTGACCGACGCCCTCATCACCGAGGCCCTGCGCCGGGCTCGCGCGGCCGAGCGCGGTCTGGAAGGTGACGAAGACGGCCTCGAGGACGAGCAGGACGTCACGGAAGACGATGCCGACCTCGACCGCAAGGACGCTGTCGATGCGGCAAATGCCGAGCGTGGCCATGCCCGTAAGGCCGCGGATCTCGCCGAGAAGAAAGCGCGCAAGCGCGATGCGAAGACCGCCCGCAAGGCGGAAAAGGAACAGAAGGCGGCGTCCGGCAAGAAGGCCAGCGGCAAGGCTCGCCTTTCCCCCACCGAACTCGCCGACCTGGCGATCACCAATCCGGGCTCCCGCGCAGCGCGGACCGGCAAGTCCAAAGCGAAGGAGACGCACTGATGGTTGCCGTCAGCGCAAATCGGCTTGAGCTCTTGCAGATCGCCGACGCGGTCGCTCGCGAAAAGTCCATCGACCGCTCCATCGTGATCGCGGCCATGGAAGACGCGATCGCCAAGGCCGCGCGCTCGCGCTACGGCCAGGAGACGGACATCCACGCGGACATCAATCCGCGCACCGGCGAACTGCGGCTGGCCCGCCATCTCCTGGTGGTGGACGAGGTGGAGAATTTCGCCACCGAGATCACCCTCGACGGCGCCCGTCGGCATAATCCGGCCGCTCAGGTGGGCGACACCATCGCCGACACCCTGCCCCCGTTCGACTTCGGCCGCATCGCCGCCCAGTCGGCCAAGCAGGTGATCGTGCAGAAGGTGCGCGAGGCCGAGAGGGACCGGCAGTATGACGAGTATAAGGACCGCATCGGCGAGGTCTGCAACGGCCTCGTCAAGCGCGTTGAGTACGGCAACGTGGTGGTCGACCTCGGCCGTGGCGAAGCCATTCTGCGCCGCGACGAGTTGCTGCCCCGCGAAGTGGTGAAGACCGGCGACCGTATTCGCGCCTACATCTACGACGTGCGCCGCGAGCCTCGTGGCCCGCAGATCTTCCTGTCGCGCACCCATCCCCAGTTCATGGCCAAGCTGTTCGCGCAGGAAGTGCCCGAAATCTATGACGGCATCGTCGAGATCAAGGCGGTGGCCCGCGATCCCGGTTCCCGCGCCAAGATCGCCGTTATCTCTCGCGACCAGTCGGTCGACCCGGTCGGCGCCTGCGTCGGCATGCGCGGCTCGCGCGTGCAGGCGGTGGTGAACGAGCTGCAGGGCGAGAAGATTGACATCATCCCCTGGAACCCCGACATCGCCACCTTCATCGTCAATGCGCTCGCCCCGGCCGAAGTGGTCAAGGTGGTGCTCGACGAAGATCGCGAACGGATCGAAGTGGTGGTCCCCGACCAGCAGCTCTCCCTCGCCATCGGCCGCCGCGGCCAGAATGTGCGCCTCGCCTCCCAGCTCACCGGCTGGGACATCGACATCATGACCGAGCAGGAAGAGAGCGAGCGGCGCCAGAAGGAATTCGCCGAGCGCACCAAGATGTTCGCCGAGGCCCTCGACCTCGACGAGATGATGGGCCAGCTCCTCACCTCCGAAGGCTTCACTTCGGTGGAGGAAATCGCCTACGTGCCGCTGTCGGAACTCTCCAGCATCGAAGGCTTCGACGACGACACCGCCACCGAGCTTCAGAATCGCGCCCGCAAGCACTTGTCGGATGTGGAAGAAGCCCTCGACGACGAGCGCAAGGCACTGGGTGTCGAGGATGAGCTGAAGAACGTGCCCGGCGTCACCTCCAAGATGCTGGTGGCCTTCGGCAAGGCCGACATCAAGTCCGTGGAAGACCTGGCCGGCTGCGCCACCGATGACCTCATCGGCTGGAGCGAGCGCAAGGACGGCGAGACTCAGCGTTTCCCCGGCGCGCTCGAAGGCTTCCAGCTGACCCGCGAGGATGCCGAACAACTGATCATGCAGGCGCGCATCGCCGCCGGCTGGATCAGCGAAGACGATCTGGCCTCCGCATCCGAAGAGGATGCGGAGGGCGCCGACGGCGCCCAGGCCTGAGAGAAAAGGAGATGACCCGGCGTGCTTGCGATCATGGACGAGGAAGAGACCGATGGGGGGCCGCGCGGGCTGAAGTCCGCGCGCGCGCCGCTGGCGCGTCTGTGCCTCGCCACGCGCGAGGTCACGCCGGTAGCGGACATGGTCCGCTTCGTGGTGGCGCCGGACGGCGCCATCGTGCCCGACCTTTCCCGTGAGCTTCCCGGCCGCGGCGCCTGGGTCACGGCCACACGCGAAGCACTGGCCACCGCGCTGAAGCGCCGCGCCTTCGGGCGAGCCTTTCGCGGCAAGGGGCAAGCCGCCCCCGATCTCGCCGATCTGGTGGAAGAGCGCCTGCTGGCGGACACCCGCGCGGCTCTGTCCCTCGCCAACAAGGCGGGACGCGTGACAACCGGAAATATGAAAGTGGAATCCGCCCTCGTCGGTGAGCCCGTGAGCGTGCTTGTGCATGCCAGCGATGCGGCCGCGGATGGGGTGCGCAAGCTCGACGGTGCAGTCCGTCGCAGAATGGCCGCCGGCATGGGCGCGGTGGCGATCGTGAACTGCCTCTCGGGCCTTGAATTGGACTTGGCACTGGGGCGGTCAAATGTGGTACACGCTGCGCTGCTCGCGCATCCGACGACCGCGGGATTTCTCGCGCGGTGCCGTAAGCTTGAGCGTTGGCGGCCCGCCCCACCCGCCAGTGCACTCAATCGGCATGCCCCGCCGGACGAACGGATGCCAGGAACGGATACGGAATGAACGATACTAAGACCCCCGGCGACAAGACCCTTCACCCCGCCCCCGGCAAGACGTTGACCTTGAAGCGTCCGGTGGAGCAGGGAACGGTCCGTCAGAGCTTCAGCCACGGCCGCTCCAAGGCGGTTGTGGTAGAGAAGGTGAAGCGCCGGACATTTGCGCCTGGCGAGGCTGCGCCCAATGCTGCGCCCGCCCCGACGCCTGCCCCGGCACCCGCGCCGGCGGCAGCGCGGCCTGCTGCGCCTGCGACCCCTGCTGCCCCGCGCCCGGCCGCGCCGGCCCAGCCTCCGGCACCTGTGACCGCCCGGGCGCCTGAGGCCGCGCCTGCGCCGACGCCAGCACCGGCACCGGCAGCGCCTGCCACACCGGCTGCACCCGCACCCGTCACCGCCAAGGCTCCAGTCGAAGCGCCGGCCACGCCTGCGCCCGCGGCCCCTGTCGAGGCGCCCGTCGCCAAGGCGGAAGCCCCCGCACCGGCCGCACCGGTCGTAGAAGCGCCTGCAGCGCCGACCCCTGCGCCCACAGCCGCTCCGGCGGCGGGCGCGTCTGTTTCGGCCAAGCCCGCGCCTGCGCCACAGCCCCCCGCATCCCCCGCGCCGCGGACCTCCGCGCCGGCCTCAACCCCGTCTCGACCGATGGATAATCGCACCACATCCTCGGGCGCGGCGTCGCGCCCCACTGGCTCGTCCTCTTCGGGCCCGGCTCGCAACGTCTCCACCGGCGGACAGCGGCCCGGCCAGGGCCAGCAGCGTCCGGGCCAAGGCAATAACCGCCCCGGCCAGGGCGGTCCCAATGCCGATCGCCGTTCGGGCGGTCCCGGCGGCGGCGGCCGGCCCGGCGCGCAGCGTCCGGGCGGCTCCGGCGTGGTTCTGCGTACGCTGACAGAAGAAGAGCGGAACGCCCGCGCCAATGCGCTTGCCGACGCCCGCGTCCGCGCGGTCGAAGAGCAGCGCATGGCAGAAGAGCGCCGCGTCGCCGAGGAGGAGGCCCGTCGCCGCGCCGAGCGCGAGCGCGCCGAGCGCGCCGAGCGCGAGGCGGCCGAAGCCCGCAAGCGCGAGGAAGAGAGCCGCCGGGCCCTTGAGGATGAAAGCAAGCGCAAGGCCGAGCAGGAGGCGCGCAAGCGCTTTGGCGAGGAGCAGGGCGCCGCGCGTAGCGCGTCCGCCACTCCGGCAGCCCGCCCGCTGACCCCGCGTCCGGCCGCAACCACCACGCCCACCGAGGGCGAGGATGAGGAGCGTCGTCCCGCCCGCCGCGGCGCCACGCCGCCGCGCCCCGCCGCGCCGGTCAAGCTGCCCAAGAGCCCCGGCAGCGAGAAGAGCCGCGGCCGCCTGACCCTCACCAACGCTCTGTCCAGCGAGGAGGAGCGTCAGCGTTCCGTCGCCTCGTTCCGTCGGCGCACCCAGCGCATGACCGGCCACCGGGCGATGGAGAGCAAGGAGAAGATCTCCCGCGAGGTGATCCTGCCCGAGACCATCACCATCCAGGAACTGGCCAACCGCATGTCCGAGCGTGCGGTGGACGTGATCCGCATGCTGATGAAGCAGGGCCAGATGGTGAAGATCACCGACGTGATCGACGCCGACACCGCCGAGCTGATCGCCGAGGATTTGGGCCACACGGTGCGCCGCGTGTCCGAATCCGACGTGGAAGAAGGCCTGTTCGACGTGGCCGACGCGCCAGAGAAGCTGCTGCCGCGGCCCCCGGTCGTCACCATCATGGGCCATGTCGACCACGGCAAGACCTCGCTCTTGGACGCCATCCGCAAGGCCAATGTGGTCTCCGGAGAGGCCGGCGGCATCACCCAGCATATCGGCGCCTACCAGGTGACCTCGCCGCTCGGCGGCAAGATTACCTTCATCGACACCCCCGGCCACGCCG
This genomic interval from Aquabacter sp. L1I39 contains the following:
- the infB gene encoding translation initiation factor IF-2, which encodes MNDTKTPGDKTLHPAPGKTLTLKRPVEQGTVRQSFSHGRSKAVVVEKVKRRTFAPGEAAPNAAPAPTPAPAPAPAAARPAAPATPAAPRPAAPAQPPAPVTARAPEAAPAPTPAPAPAAPATPAAPAPVTAKAPVEAPATPAPAAPVEAPVAKAEAPAPAAPVVEAPAAPTPAPTAAPAAGASVSAKPAPAPQPPASPAPRTSAPASTPSRPMDNRTTSSGAASRPTGSSSSGPARNVSTGGQRPGQGQQRPGQGNNRPGQGGPNADRRSGGPGGGGRPGAQRPGGSGVVLRTLTEEERNARANALADARVRAVEEQRMAEERRVAEEEARRRAERERAERAEREAAEARKREEESRRALEDESKRKAEQEARKRFGEEQGAARSASATPAARPLTPRPAATTTPTEGEDEERRPARRGATPPRPAAPVKLPKSPGSEKSRGRLTLTNALSSEEERQRSVASFRRRTQRMTGHRAMESKEKISREVILPETITIQELANRMSERAVDVIRMLMKQGQMVKITDVIDADTAELIAEDLGHTVRRVSESDVEEGLFDVADAPEKLLPRPPVVTIMGHVDHGKTSLLDAIRKANVVSGEAGGITQHIGAYQVTSPLGGKITFIDTPGHAAFTAMRARGAKVTDIVVLVVAADDGVMPQTIEAINHARAAKVPLIVAINKIDKPDAKPERVRSELLQYEVQVESMGGETLEVEVSATKQINLDKLLEAISLQSEILNLTANPDRAAEGTVIEAKLDRGRGPVATVLIQRGTMHIGDIVVAGAEWGRVRALITDVGANTDAAGPSFPVEVLGFNGTPEAGDRLAVVENEARAREITDYRQRQKREKAAARSATVRGSLEQMMSQVRSSGRKEFPLIIKGDVQGSVEAIIGALEKVGNDEVQARVIHSGAGGINESDVTLAETSGASIIAFNVRANKEAREAAERAGIEIRYYNIIYDLVDDVKQAMSGLLAPINRETMLGNALIKEIFAVSKVGKVAGCTVTDGIVERGQHVRLIRDNVVIHEGKLSTLNRYKDAVNTVHAGQDCGMSFENYQDMRAGDVIECYRVEVVRRSL
- the nusA gene encoding transcription termination factor NusA, whose product is MVAVSANRLELLQIADAVAREKSIDRSIVIAAMEDAIAKAARSRYGQETDIHADINPRTGELRLARHLLVVDEVENFATEITLDGARRHNPAAQVGDTIADTLPPFDFGRIAAQSAKQVIVQKVREAERDRQYDEYKDRIGEVCNGLVKRVEYGNVVVDLGRGEAILRRDELLPREVVKTGDRIRAYIYDVRREPRGPQIFLSRTHPQFMAKLFAQEVPEIYDGIVEIKAVARDPGSRAKIAVISRDQSVDPVGACVGMRGSRVQAVVNELQGEKIDIIPWNPDIATFIVNALAPAEVVKVVLDEDRERIEVVVPDQQLSLAIGRRGQNVRLASQLTGWDIDIMTEQEESERRQKEFAERTKMFAEALDLDEMMGQLLTSEGFTSVEEIAYVPLSELSSIEGFDDDTATELQNRARKHLSDVEEALDDERKALGVEDELKNVPGVTSKMLVAFGKADIKSVEDLAGCATDDLIGWSERKDGETQRFPGALEGFQLTREDAEQLIMQARIAAGWISEDDLASASEEDAEGADGAQA
- a CDS encoding RNA-binding protein; its protein translation is MLAIMDEEETDGGPRGLKSARAPLARLCLATREVTPVADMVRFVVAPDGAIVPDLSRELPGRGAWVTATREALATALKRRAFGRAFRGKGQAAPDLADLVEERLLADTRAALSLANKAGRVTTGNMKVESALVGEPVSVLVHASDAAADGVRKLDGAVRRRMAAGMGAVAIVNCLSGLELDLALGRSNVVHAALLAHPTTAGFLARCRKLERWRPAPPASALNRHAPPDERMPGTDTE
- the rimP gene encoding ribosome maturation factor RimP, whose amino-acid sequence is MTDPIDALALDAGDPHEPRLITESGVAARIAAIVEPVVADLGYRLVRVKVSSRDGGTLQIMAERPDGSMTVDDCEAISRAVSPVLDVEDPISGAYRLEISSPGIDRPLVRLSDFVRWAGHEVKAEMAVPVNGRKRFRGILLGAEGADALLKRTDAPAGEDPLVKLPAGDIGEAKLVLTDALITEALRRARAAERGLEGDEDGLEDEQDVTEDDADLDRKDAVDAANAERGHARKAADLAEKKARKRDAKTARKAEKEQKAASGKKASGKARLSPTELADLAITNPGSRAARTGKSKAKETH